From a single Alloactinosynnema sp. L-07 genomic region:
- a CDS encoding alpha/beta fold hydrolase, whose amino-acid sequence MSLATTFRAPLTRVPLSGAELPPIDLTSPAWPGEELMAGGQTLHVRRTPGQGDVTAVYVHGLGGSAMNWTDLAGQLSGHAAGLAVDLPGFGRTIPRDDYTYTLEEHADTLAAWLRGLDAGKVHLLGNSMGGAISMLVAARHPELLRTLTLVSPAMPDLRPSVNRMSDPRMALAFLPVVGKPVRRQLARLTARERAQQLIDLCFADPSQVTEERMAEAAAEFAERTKLAWATPALARSTIGLIRAWMVPRTRGLWAIAPRVSTPTLVVWGTEDRLVTVRKAPRTTRLLPRGRLLVLPRVGHVAQMERPTTVARAVLGLWEAGDDW is encoded by the coding sequence GTGTCCCTCGCCACGACATTCCGGGCGCCGCTCACCAGAGTGCCGCTGTCGGGAGCCGAGCTGCCGCCGATCGACCTGACCAGCCCGGCCTGGCCGGGCGAGGAGCTCATGGCGGGCGGCCAGACCCTGCACGTCCGGCGCACCCCGGGCCAAGGTGATGTCACCGCCGTCTACGTGCACGGACTGGGCGGCTCGGCGATGAACTGGACCGACCTGGCGGGTCAGCTCAGCGGCCACGCCGCGGGCCTGGCCGTCGACCTGCCGGGCTTCGGCCGCACGATCCCGCGCGACGACTACACCTACACCCTCGAAGAGCACGCCGACACGCTCGCCGCGTGGCTGCGCGGGCTCGACGCGGGCAAAGTGCACCTGCTGGGCAACTCGATGGGCGGGGCGATCTCCATGCTCGTGGCCGCCCGCCACCCTGAACTGCTGCGCACGCTGACGCTGGTCTCGCCCGCCATGCCCGACCTGCGGCCCAGCGTGAACCGCATGTCCGACCCGCGGATGGCGCTGGCGTTCCTGCCGGTCGTCGGCAAGCCGGTGCGCAGGCAGCTGGCCCGGCTGACCGCGCGTGAGCGCGCCCAGCAGCTCATCGACCTGTGCTTCGCCGACCCGTCGCAGGTCACCGAGGAGCGCATGGCCGAGGCCGCGGCGGAGTTCGCCGAGCGCACCAAGCTGGCCTGGGCGACCCCTGCGCTGGCGCGCAGCACGATCGGGCTGATCCGGGCGTGGATGGTGCCGCGGACCCGCGGCCTGTGGGCTATCGCGCCGCGGGTGAGCACGCCGACGCTGGTGGTGTGGGGCACCGAGGACCGGCTGGTCACCGTGCGCAAGGCACCCAGGACGACCCGGCTGCTCCCGCGCGGGCGGCTGCTGGTGCTGCCCAGGGTCGGCCACGTCGCGCAGATGGAGCGGCCCACGACGGTGGCACGCGCGGTTCTCGGCCTCTGGGAAGCTGGCGATGACTGGTAA
- a CDS encoding DUF3152 domain-containing protein translates to MSETTHRERTDRRRPPAEPLAASWRPEPGKRPARRKGWRGVLATYGWRVYALPVLTVVTALVVVQTAGEAPAPPADAASGVRLDNPTQTVPDTSVPPDVSEVPQAPIDVNIPSAELPNGGPYTQTGAGTWHGVPGEGPKVGTGAKFYTYTVEVEDGIDASAFGGDETFAKLIDQTLADPRGWTSGGQISVQRVRPDFPNPTIRISLTSPDTAHRGDKCGFAIKYESSCWLGTEKRLMINLARWVRGAVAFSGDMITYRQYAINHEIGHAFRAGHVGCAQEGALAPVMMQQSFGVANNYVAQLNRAVGQRDAVKEDGLTCKPNAWPNPQAK, encoded by the coding sequence GTGAGCGAGACGACGCACCGGGAGCGCACCGACCGTCGCCGCCCACCCGCCGAACCACTCGCCGCGTCTTGGCGGCCCGAGCCGGGCAAGCGTCCGGCCAGGCGCAAGGGCTGGCGGGGAGTGTTGGCGACCTACGGCTGGCGGGTCTACGCGCTGCCCGTGCTGACGGTGGTGACGGCGCTCGTCGTGGTCCAGACCGCGGGCGAGGCACCCGCCCCGCCCGCCGACGCCGCCTCCGGTGTCCGGCTGGACAACCCGACCCAGACCGTTCCGGACACGTCCGTTCCCCCCGACGTCAGCGAGGTACCGCAGGCCCCGATCGACGTGAACATCCCGTCCGCGGAGCTGCCCAACGGCGGCCCGTACACCCAGACCGGCGCCGGAACCTGGCACGGTGTGCCCGGCGAGGGCCCCAAGGTCGGCACCGGCGCGAAGTTCTACACCTATACCGTCGAGGTCGAGGACGGGATCGACGCGTCGGCCTTCGGCGGCGACGAGACGTTCGCCAAGCTGATCGACCAGACCCTGGCCGACCCGCGCGGGTGGACCAGCGGCGGGCAGATCTCGGTGCAGCGGGTCCGGCCGGACTTCCCGAACCCGACGATCCGGATCAGCCTGACCAGCCCGGATACCGCCCACCGGGGGGACAAGTGCGGCTTCGCGATCAAGTACGAGTCGTCCTGCTGGCTGGGCACCGAGAAGCGGCTGATGATCAACCTGGCCCGCTGGGTGCGCGGCGCGGTGGCCTTCAGCGGCGACATGATCACCTATCGGCAGTACGCGATCAACCACGAGATCGGCCACGCCTTCCGCGCAGGCCACGTCGGCTGCGCGCAGGAGGGCGCACTCGCGCCGGTGATGATGCAGCAGAGCTTCGGCGTCGCCAACAACTACGTCGCCCAGCTCAACCGCGCGGTCGGCCAGCGTGACGCGGTCAAGGAGGACGGCTTGACCTGCAAGCCGAACGCCTGGCCCAATCCACAGGCCAAATAG
- the moeZ gene encoding adenylyltransferase/sulfurtransferase MoeZ, with product MPGSLPPLVEPAQELTKEEVERYSRHLIIPDVGVDGQKRLKNAKVLVVGAGGLGSPALLYLAAAGVGTLGIVDFDVVDESNLQRQVIHGVSDVGKPKAQSAKESIAEINPLINVVLHQEHLNSTNALDIFADYDLILDGTDNFATRYLVNDAAVLLGKPYVWGSIFRFEGQVSVFWEDAPNGQGLNYRDLYPEPPPPGMVPSCAEGGVLGVLCASIGSIMVTEAIKLLTGIGEPLLGRLMVYDALEMSYRTIKIRKDPETKPIEGLIDYEAFCGVVSDDAQSAAAGNTITPRELKDKFDRGDDFVLIDVREPHEYEIVKIEGSVLIPKDRILSGEALAELPQDKPIVLHCKSGVRSAEALAALHKAGFADAVHVGGGVLGWAREIDKSLPTY from the coding sequence ATGCCAGGCAGTTTGCCGCCGCTCGTCGAGCCGGCGCAGGAGCTGACCAAGGAAGAGGTTGAGCGGTACAGCCGCCACCTCATCATCCCGGATGTCGGGGTGGACGGGCAGAAGCGCCTGAAGAACGCCAAGGTCCTGGTGGTCGGCGCGGGCGGTCTGGGCAGCCCGGCGCTGCTGTACCTGGCCGCGGCCGGCGTCGGCACGCTCGGCATCGTCGACTTCGACGTCGTCGACGAGTCCAACCTGCAGCGCCAGGTCATCCACGGTGTGTCGGACGTGGGCAAGCCCAAGGCGCAGTCGGCCAAGGAGTCGATCGCGGAGATCAACCCGCTGATCAACGTGGTCCTGCACCAGGAGCACCTGAACTCCACCAACGCGCTGGACATCTTCGCCGACTACGACCTCATCCTCGACGGCACCGACAACTTCGCCACCCGCTACCTGGTGAACGACGCCGCAGTGCTGCTGGGCAAGCCGTACGTGTGGGGCTCGATCTTCCGGTTCGAGGGCCAGGTCAGCGTGTTCTGGGAGGACGCGCCCAACGGGCAGGGCCTCAACTACCGCGACCTCTATCCCGAGCCGCCGCCGCCGGGCATGGTCCCGTCGTGCGCCGAGGGCGGCGTGCTGGGCGTGCTCTGCGCGTCCATCGGGTCGATCATGGTCACCGAGGCGATCAAGCTGCTGACCGGCATCGGCGAGCCGCTGCTGGGCCGCCTGATGGTCTACGACGCGCTGGAGATGTCCTACCGGACCATCAAGATCCGCAAGGACCCCGAGACCAAGCCGATCGAGGGCCTCATCGACTACGAGGCGTTCTGCGGCGTGGTCTCCGACGACGCGCAGAGCGCCGCGGCGGGCAACACGATCACCCCGCGCGAGCTGAAGGACAAGTTCGACCGGGGCGACGACTTCGTCCTGATCGACGTCCGCGAGCCGCACGAGTACGAGATCGTCAAGATCGAGGGCTCGGTGCTCATCCCGAAGGACCGCATCCTGTCCGGCGAGGCGCTGGCCGAGCTGCCGCAGGACAAGCCGATCGTGCTGCACTGCAAGTCGGGTGTCCGCTCGGCGGAGGCGCTGGCCGCGCTGCACAAGGCGGGCTTCGCCGACGCGGTCCACGTCGGCGGCGGGGTGCTGGGCTGGGCGCGGGAAATCGACAAGAGCCTGCCGACCTACTGA
- a CDS encoding TIGR02569 family protein, with translation MSTPPPQHVRAAFGAKNAEPVLIERGPVWRCDEVALRPASSPAEAAWVAQTLGDLHVPDLRIARPVRSSDGRYVVGGWVGFRFIEGRAEPRYDEVVSASLRLHQATVDLPRPRFLNLRADVFALADRAAWGEEKAPLDIDLGGKLFDEFASRRAKVDLKSQVVHGDLFGNVLFVGDAAPGIIDFTAFHRPAEWAAAVVVVDAMAWGGADDAIAKRWAHLPEWPQALLHALLFRLAVHALHPKSTPRSMRGLERAAHQIGEIV, from the coding sequence GTGAGCACTCCGCCTCCCCAGCACGTCCGAGCCGCCTTCGGGGCCAAGAACGCGGAGCCCGTGCTGATCGAGCGCGGGCCCGTGTGGCGGTGCGACGAGGTCGCGCTGCGCCCGGCGAGCAGCCCGGCCGAGGCGGCGTGGGTGGCTCAGACCCTTGGTGACCTGCACGTTCCCGACCTGCGCATCGCCCGCCCGGTCCGCTCCAGCGACGGCCGCTATGTGGTCGGCGGCTGGGTCGGCTTCCGTTTCATCGAGGGCCGCGCGGAGCCAAGGTACGACGAGGTCGTCTCCGCGTCGCTGCGCCTGCACCAGGCCACGGTCGACCTGCCTCGCCCACGCTTTCTGAATTTGCGCGCCGACGTCTTCGCCCTGGCCGACCGAGCCGCGTGGGGTGAGGAGAAGGCACCGCTCGACATCGATCTCGGCGGCAAGCTGTTCGACGAGTTCGCCTCGCGCCGCGCCAAGGTCGACCTGAAATCGCAGGTCGTCCACGGCGACCTCTTCGGCAACGTCCTGTTCGTCGGCGACGCCGCCCCCGGCATCATCGACTTCACCGCCTTCCACCGCCCGGCCGAGTGGGCCGCCGCTGTGGTCGTCGTCGACGCGATGGCCTGGGGCGGCGCCGACGACGCCATCGCCAAGCGTTGGGCCCACCTGCCCGAATGGCCGCAGGCGCTGCTGCACGCGTTGTTGTTCCGGTTGGCAGTGCACGCCCTGCATCCGAAGTCGACTCCTCGATCGATGCGCGGTTTGGAGCGGGCCGCGCACCAGATCGGCGAGATCGTCTAG
- a CDS encoding triacylglycerol lipase has product MIRRLLAVTAATVLAATITPTATAATPSPVVIVAGTFGPAFFYEPLAARLRADGRQVAIFQLTNLGRADIRVSARDLNTFADAFRSRTGAAKVDMVTHSQGGLVARRYIKNEGGATEVGSLVNLGTPNYGTAIANLTSFFTDGICGVSCSQMEVGSSFINDLNAGDDTVGAVRYTNLYTFLDELVRPVGNAAMKDGATNVLIQSQCPFRVVGHITLATDGTVYDGVRDALNLQTVRLNCFAL; this is encoded by the coding sequence GTGATCCGTCGACTGTTGGCCGTGACCGCCGCCACCGTCCTGGCCGCCACCATCACCCCCACCGCGACCGCCGCCACCCCAAGCCCGGTCGTGATCGTCGCGGGCACCTTCGGGCCCGCCTTCTTCTACGAACCCCTCGCCGCCCGCTTGCGCGCCGATGGCAGGCAGGTCGCGATCTTCCAACTCACCAACCTCGGCCGCGCCGACATCCGAGTCTCGGCCCGCGACCTGAACACCTTCGCCGACGCGTTCCGCTCGCGAACGGGCGCGGCCAAGGTCGACATGGTCACCCACTCCCAAGGCGGCCTCGTCGCCCGCCGCTACATCAAGAACGAGGGCGGCGCCACCGAGGTCGGCAGCCTGGTGAACCTAGGCACACCCAACTACGGCACCGCGATCGCGAACCTGACTTCGTTCTTCACCGACGGCATCTGCGGCGTTTCGTGTTCACAGATGGAAGTCGGGTCGTCGTTCATCAACGACCTCAACGCGGGCGACGACACGGTGGGCGCCGTCCGCTACACCAACCTCTACACATTCCTGGACGAACTGGTGCGCCCGGTCGGGAACGCGGCGATGAAGGACGGCGCCACCAACGTCCTGATCCAGAGCCAATGCCCCTTCCGCGTCGTCGGCCACATCACGCTGGCCACCGACGGAACCGTCTACGACGGCGTCCGGGACGCGCTCAACCTGCAGACCGTCCGCCTGAACTGCTTCGCCCTCTAG
- a CDS encoding molybdopterin oxidoreductase family protein — translation MTQVAAPAVDTHCPYCALQCGMRLTGVRVEPREFPTNRGGLCQKGWTAGSLLTSPARLTTPLVRVDGELRPAPWDVALDLIAAKLTALRKSHGADSVAIFGGGGLTNEKSYLLGKFARVALGTSQIDYNGRFCMSSAAAAGIRAFGLDRGMPFPVSDLTSADAVLLIGANPAETMPPFVQHLTNAGRSGGLIVVDPRRTPTAEQATLHLQPRPGTDLALALGILHAVVADGLARTDYINARTTGFDAAWRIAAAWWPERVERVTGVAAADQRKAAAVLAAADKAYILTARGTEQHARGTDMVGAWINLALALGLPGKSGSGYGCLTGQGNGQGGREHGQKADQLPGYRKIDDPAAREYVAGVWGVDPDSLPGPGRSAYELLDALGTENGPRALMVFGSNVIVSAPRAGRVAERLSDLDFLVVADFVLSETAAQADVVLPVTQWAEEDGTMTNLEGRVLLRTKALDAPDGVRSDLEVLHGLAVRLGQPDGRFPVDPETVFTELRQASKGGVADYAGVTYDRLRAGEALHWPVPAEDHPGTPRVFLDRFAHPDGRARFAAVDHTGPAESLDDDFPLLATTGRVLQHYQSGAQTRLVEELLTAVPEVFVEVHPDTADRAGLTDGGMARVVSRRGEMTARVRHVSSMRTDTVFLPFHFAGDQRANLLTNPALDPTSRMPEFKVCAVRLEVS, via the coding sequence ATGACGCAGGTCGCCGCGCCCGCCGTCGACACGCACTGTCCGTACTGCGCCCTGCAGTGCGGCATGCGGCTGACCGGGGTGCGCGTCGAGCCTCGGGAGTTCCCGACCAACCGGGGCGGCCTGTGTCAGAAGGGCTGGACGGCCGGGTCGCTGCTGACCTCACCCGCGCGCCTGACCACCCCGCTCGTCCGCGTCGATGGTGAGCTGCGCCCCGCCCCCTGGGATGTCGCGCTCGACCTGATCGCCGCCAAGCTCACCGCGCTGCGGAAGTCGCACGGGGCCGACTCGGTGGCGATCTTCGGCGGCGGCGGGCTGACCAACGAGAAGTCCTACCTGCTCGGCAAGTTCGCCAGGGTCGCCCTGGGCACCTCGCAGATCGACTACAACGGCCGGTTCTGCATGTCGTCGGCCGCCGCCGCGGGGATCCGGGCGTTCGGGCTGGACCGGGGGATGCCGTTCCCGGTCAGCGACCTGACCAGCGCTGACGCGGTGCTGCTCATCGGGGCCAACCCGGCCGAGACCATGCCGCCGTTCGTGCAGCACCTGACCAACGCGGGCCGCTCCGGCGGGTTGATCGTGGTCGACCCGCGCCGGACGCCGACCGCCGAGCAGGCCACGCTGCACCTGCAGCCCCGGCCCGGCACCGACCTGGCCTTGGCGCTGGGAATCCTGCACGCCGTGGTGGCCGACGGGCTCGCCCGCACCGACTACATCAACGCGCGCACCACCGGGTTCGACGCCGCGTGGCGGATCGCCGCGGCGTGGTGGCCGGAGCGGGTCGAGCGGGTGACCGGCGTCGCCGCGGCCGACCAGCGTAAGGCAGCGGCCGTTCTGGCGGCCGCCGACAAGGCCTACATCCTCACCGCGCGCGGCACCGAGCAGCACGCGCGCGGTACCGACATGGTGGGCGCGTGGATCAACCTGGCGTTGGCTCTCGGCCTGCCAGGCAAGTCCGGTTCCGGCTACGGCTGTCTCACCGGCCAGGGCAACGGTCAGGGCGGTCGCGAGCACGGTCAGAAGGCCGACCAACTCCCCGGCTACCGCAAGATCGACGACCCGGCCGCGCGCGAGTACGTCGCGGGCGTGTGGGGTGTCGACCCGGACTCGCTGCCAGGTCCCGGCCGGTCGGCCTATGAACTGCTCGACGCGCTCGGCACCGAGAACGGTCCGCGCGCGCTGATGGTGTTCGGCAGCAACGTGATCGTCTCCGCGCCGCGCGCGGGCCGGGTCGCCGAGCGACTGTCCGATTTGGACTTCCTGGTGGTCGCCGACTTCGTTCTCTCGGAGACCGCCGCGCAGGCCGATGTCGTCCTCCCGGTCACCCAGTGGGCCGAGGAAGACGGCACCATGACCAACCTCGAGGGCCGGGTCTTGCTGCGCACCAAGGCGCTCGACGCGCCCGACGGGGTGCGCAGCGACCTGGAGGTCCTCCACGGGCTGGCCGTCCGGCTGGGGCAGCCGGACGGCCGCTTCCCGGTCGACCCGGAGACGGTGTTCACCGAGCTGCGGCAGGCGTCCAAGGGTGGCGTGGCCGACTACGCGGGTGTCACCTACGACCGCCTTCGCGCGGGGGAGGCCCTGCACTGGCCGGTTCCCGCCGAGGACCACCCCGGCACGCCCAGGGTGTTTCTCGACCGCTTCGCCCACCCTGACGGCCGGGCCCGCTTCGCCGCGGTCGACCACACCGGGCCCGCCGAGTCGCTCGACGACGACTTCCCGCTGCTGGCCACCACCGGCCGTGTCCTGCAGCACTACCAGTCCGGCGCGCAGACCCGGCTGGTCGAGGAGCTCCTGACCGCCGTGCCGGAGGTGTTCGTGGAGGTCCACCCCGACACCGCGGACCGCGCCGGCCTCACCGACGGCGGCATGGCCCGGGTCGTGTCGCGGCGCGGGGAGATGACCGCGCGCGTGCGGCACGTCTCGTCCATGCGTACGGACACGGTGTTCCTGCCGTTCCACTTCGCGGGCGATCAGCGCGCGAACCTGCTCACCAATCCCGCACTCGATCCCACTAGCCGAATGCCTGAGTTCAAGGTGTGCGCCGTTCGACTGGAGGTCTCATGA
- a CDS encoding FAD-dependent oxidoreductase, which produces MPARRVVIVGYGMAGSRLAEEIRRRDRAGERASVTVIGAEPHPAYNRVLLSAVVAGTMTPESVRLHDADWASQNGIDLRLGVTVTAIDRAARTISLSDGSTVDYDALVLATGSKAWVPPAEGLQLEDGSLAPGVATFRDLDDCAAILGHARPGAPVVVLGGGLLGLEAARGLAGRGSLVTVVHPVGHLMERQLDPAGGGVLAKTLGALGIEFRLGRFAARYVPGDGLKLDDGSHVPADLVVVSAGVRADTALAESIGLTVDRGVVVDDSLRTSDHRIHAIGDCAAHPGTVSGLVQPAWEQAEVLADLLTGVDPAARYKGTPVVTRLKAKGVDLAALGDVHADIDGDAEVLCLQDPVRGRYAKLVIRDDRVTGAIVLGAPDAAATITQLYDAKTPAPTDRLGLLLGRALSSGGAVAHSPADLPAASVVCRCNTVTKGQLVKAWRAGAATVPELAAVTRATTGCGGCTDAVCGIVDWLARA; this is translated from the coding sequence CTGCCCGCGCGACGAGTCGTGATCGTCGGATACGGAATGGCCGGTTCGCGACTGGCCGAGGAGATCCGGCGCCGCGACCGCGCCGGTGAGCGGGCCTCGGTCACCGTCATCGGCGCCGAGCCGCACCCCGCCTACAACCGGGTCCTGCTCTCGGCGGTGGTCGCCGGGACGATGACGCCGGAGTCGGTTCGCCTGCACGACGCCGACTGGGCGAGTCAGAACGGCATCGACCTGCGGCTGGGCGTCACGGTCACCGCGATCGACCGCGCGGCGCGGACGATCAGCCTCAGCGACGGGTCCACTGTGGACTACGACGCGCTGGTGCTGGCCACCGGCAGCAAGGCCTGGGTCCCCCCGGCCGAAGGCCTGCAACTGGAAGACGGCTCCCTCGCACCCGGTGTCGCCACTTTCCGCGACCTCGACGACTGTGCCGCGATCCTCGGCCACGCCCGTCCCGGCGCCCCGGTGGTCGTCCTCGGCGGCGGCCTGCTCGGGCTGGAGGCCGCGCGCGGCCTGGCCGGACGCGGCAGCCTGGTCACCGTCGTGCACCCGGTCGGGCACCTGATGGAACGCCAGCTCGACCCGGCGGGCGGCGGCGTGCTCGCCAAGACCCTTGGCGCGCTGGGTATCGAGTTCCGGCTCGGCCGCTTCGCCGCCCGCTACGTCCCCGGTGACGGCCTCAAGCTCGACGATGGCAGCCACGTGCCCGCTGACCTCGTGGTCGTCTCCGCGGGTGTGCGCGCGGACACCGCGCTGGCCGAGTCGATCGGCCTGACCGTCGACCGGGGCGTGGTGGTAGATGATTCTTTGCGCACCAGCGACCACCGCATCCACGCGATCGGTGACTGCGCCGCGCATCCCGGCACCGTGTCCGGGCTCGTGCAGCCCGCGTGGGAGCAGGCCGAGGTGTTAGCCGACCTGCTGACCGGCGTCGACCCGGCCGCCCGCTACAAGGGCACCCCGGTCGTGACCCGGCTCAAGGCCAAGGGCGTCGACCTCGCCGCGCTGGGCGACGTGCACGCCGACATCGACGGCGACGCGGAGGTCCTCTGCCTGCAGGACCCCGTGCGCGGCCGATACGCCAAGCTCGTGATCCGCGACGACCGGGTGACCGGCGCCATCGTGCTCGGCGCCCCCGACGCGGCGGCCACCATCACCCAGCTCTACGACGCGAAGACCCCCGCGCCGACCGACCGGCTCGGCTTGCTGCTGGGCCGCGCGCTGTCGTCGGGCGGCGCCGTGGCGCACTCGCCCGCTGATCTTCCGGCCGCGTCCGTGGTTTGCCGGTGCAACACAGTCACAAAGGGACAGTTGGTGAAAGCCTGGCGGGCCGGGGCCGCGACCGTTCCGGAGCTGGCCGCTGTGACCAGGGCGACCACCGGCTGCGGCGGCTGCACCGACGCGGTGTGCGGCATCGTCGACTGGCTGGCCCGCGCCTGA
- a CDS encoding MFS transporter has product MTLAAESPPTTESKSAPRKGRWIDDWEPENEEFWEKTGKPIARRNLTFSIFAEHLGFSVWVLWSVVVLNLSNAGFGGGTPFAPSELFWLTALPNLVGATLRIPYTFAVPKFGGRVWTAISAALLLIPTTALAAMVHFDFVRNQSHDTQFTIMLIVAALAGVGGGNFSSSMANISFFYPEKRKGLALGLNAAGGNLGVAVVQLLTPLVVIVGVPFAIAKNPVHPVHLAYAGLMWMPFIIAAVVCAWFFMDSLSMAKADTKSYATCLKQSQTWVMSILYIGTFGSFIGFSFALPLVIKLTFPEFLAQNPFIGTYLAGLGFLGALIGSVTRPFGGWLSDRMGGARVTLWVFIAMAGFTMLAVYGVNQRSFPLFFGSYMVIFALSGAGNGSTYRMIPVIFGALGRKEVAEKGGDSAATLLSFKRQAAAVIGIAGAIGAFGGFLIQQIFRLASVPVSAAVTSAKTVEAKAAAAAANADWSTSALGIFIGAYVVFAVMTWFFYLRKTTEAARVPSFAYAGV; this is encoded by the coding sequence ATGACGCTGGCAGCCGAGTCCCCGCCCACGACCGAGTCGAAGTCCGCGCCGCGCAAGGGCCGCTGGATCGACGACTGGGAGCCCGAGAACGAGGAGTTCTGGGAGAAGACGGGCAAGCCGATCGCCCGCCGGAACCTGACTTTCTCCATCTTCGCCGAGCACCTCGGCTTCTCGGTCTGGGTGCTGTGGTCGGTTGTCGTGCTCAACCTGTCGAACGCGGGCTTCGGCGGCGGCACCCCGTTCGCGCCGAGTGAGCTGTTCTGGCTGACCGCCCTGCCCAACCTCGTCGGCGCCACGCTGCGCATCCCTTACACCTTCGCCGTGCCGAAGTTCGGCGGTCGCGTGTGGACGGCCATCAGCGCGGCGCTGCTGCTGATCCCCACCACGGCGCTGGCCGCGATGGTCCACTTCGACTTCGTCCGCAACCAGTCGCACGACACGCAGTTCACGATCATGCTGATCGTCGCCGCGCTCGCGGGCGTCGGCGGCGGCAACTTCTCCTCGTCGATGGCGAACATCTCGTTCTTCTACCCGGAGAAGCGCAAGGGCCTCGCCCTGGGCCTCAACGCCGCGGGCGGCAACCTCGGTGTCGCGGTCGTGCAGCTGCTCACCCCGCTGGTCGTCATCGTCGGTGTCCCGTTCGCCATCGCCAAGAACCCGGTCCACCCGGTGCACCTGGCCTACGCGGGTCTGATGTGGATGCCGTTCATCATCGCCGCTGTCGTGTGCGCGTGGTTCTTCATGGACAGCCTGAGCATGGCCAAAGCCGACACCAAGTCCTACGCCACCTGCCTCAAGCAGTCCCAGACCTGGGTCATGTCGATCCTCTACATCGGCACGTTCGGCTCGTTCATCGGCTTCTCGTTCGCCCTGCCGCTGGTCATCAAGCTCACCTTCCCCGAGTTCCTGGCCCAGAACCCCTTCATCGGCACCTACCTGGCCGGTCTCGGCTTTCTCGGCGCGCTGATCGGCTCGGTCACCCGCCCGTTCGGCGGCTGGCTGTCCGACCGCATGGGCGGGGCGAGGGTGACCCTGTGGGTGTTCATCGCCATGGCGGGCTTCACGATGCTGGCCGTGTACGGGGTCAACCAGCGCAGCTTCCCGCTGTTCTTCGGCTCCTACATGGTGATCTTCGCCCTTTCCGGCGCGGGCAACGGCTCCACCTACCGGATGATCCCGGTCATCTTCGGCGCCCTTGGCCGCAAGGAGGTCGCGGAGAAGGGTGGGGACTCGGCCGCGACGTTGCTGAGCTTCAAGCGCCAGGCCGCGGCCGTCATCGGCATCGCGGGCGCCATCGGCGCCTTCGGCGGGTTCCTGATCCAGCAGATCTTCCGGCTGGCCAGCGTCCCGGTGAGCGCCGCTGTGACCAGTGCGAAGACGGTGGAGGCCAAGGCCGCCGCCGCCGCTGCCAACGCCGACTGGTCGACCTCGGCGCTGGGCATCTTCATCGGTGCCTACGTGGTGTTCGCGGTGATGACCTGGTTCTTCTACCTGCGCAAGACCACTGAGGCCGCGCGCGTCCCGAGCTTCGCTTACGCGGGCGTCTAG